The Telopea speciosissima isolate NSW1024214 ecotype Mountain lineage chromosome 11, Tspe_v1, whole genome shotgun sequence genome includes the window AGCCTGCACACTTTTTTCTAAGATTCACCCATAAAAATTCACCATGTGCAAAAGCCAGGGTTTGAAATaaagcttcaaaaaaaaaaatttgaaccatTTGAATACAAGGGGGGAGAGTCCAATACATGGTATCCCATATAATTGCAATAGGATAACACAGAGGGTACCATTTATCTAATGGTTAAATGACCAAATTGAGGTGCCAACAACGAAAAACCATTTCATACAGCCAGTAgaggaaatttttttcctttaagataataaaattaaaatttacaaCAGGAACAACAATTTCcatcaaaaaattaaataaaaataaaaacaataggaataacaacaacagcaacatgATTATGACAATGACAAATTGATGAATTTGTCCATGTTTTGCATTCTCATATTGATAAATTGTCACCCTGTGCTATTAAGTGTATACTCAAAAGGGCTATACGTGTCAAAAGGTCTATAAGTGTCATGATCCTATTACTCATTGCAATATGTTAGTGCTGACGTTACTTTCTTTGAGAATACCCCCTTTATTCTCCTATTACTCCTGCTCCTGTTGCAGCTATTAATCATGATTCCCAAGTTACCCCTACTAATCATGATGCTCCTCTTCCTGTTGTTGTGCTAGTCACTTCGGTGCATCCTCTATAGGCTTATACATGGCATCAGAAGCCAGTGCCGTCTAATACTGAAATGGTTCCTGCTGTGCCCTCTACCCAGTCTGATCCTGCTGAAGTTCCTCCTTTGGAACTTCCGGATCCTACACTGTCATCTCCCCAGCCTGTTCCTACTAACTCAGTAGTACTGAGGTTTCTCTTCTGACTTCCAATTGCCATCTGAAAAGATACTCATTCTTGCACTCAAAAGTCCTTGGCTGCTTATTCCATTGAAAATtatgttgtttttttctctGTCCACTcattccattcctaaaaatcaTCATGAGGCATTATCTCACTCTGGGTGGAAACGAGCAATGGACACAGAAATGGATGCCCCAAGATCTCGTCAGGCATGGTCTCTAGTagatttacctcctggtaaaGATTTGATATGGTTCCATAACCATATTTTCAAGGTGGAATCTTCACAAAAGCCGAGTCTTTCAGATCATATGTGGGAGGATCATCGGTAAGATATTTCATCTTACCCTTAGCATATATATAAACTTGAACAGCTTGAGCCCAGAGCATGTAATTTGATACCCCATTTAATTTAAATATTGGTAATCTGAACATAAACTACATCAACTGGGGCTTAGGATCAGACATCATGCAAAACCCAAATAGCAGTCTAGTAGCAACACAACTTCAGATCAGATCTTAATCCACTCAAAACAAGAGTGGAGAATCAATTGGGAGTCCACAAGACTAGCCGACAGCAAGAGAGAGCCAAATAAAGGCTTGCGGACTTGGGTTTTGGTGAAGAAAAACCTGATAAAGAATAAGAGGTCAGACTGACCTGTAAATACCACCGAAGAGAGCACTATAGTAGGGGGGATAAATCCCAAAATATCAGCCTGATCAGTTGGTTGGATCAGGAGATATCAGTCAATTAAGAGGTCAGAAAATTGATCTAAAAACAGAGTAGCCACAAGGATGCACAAGAAAACAGATTCCAGAGAATCCAGCCACAATTTGATCctcaaatttggatcgagtgtacCTCTTGATGCTAGTAAACAGCTCCTAGAAAACCAGGCTCATCAGGTGGTGGAGATAAAAGCAATTAGATCTTCAATAAGATTgaattaaaattctaaaatcTGAAACCGCATGCATAATCTTCATTAATCTTCAAATTCTGACTTTAATAATAGCAGGGCAATAAGGAGGTCCTAGTTCATCTTCGTAGTATCAATAACTAGGACCAAAGTAGCATAAGGGAAAGAACTATCACTAATTTATTGgctctctgataccatgtaacagaactagaaaagataaaccAGCAATAAaagaaggcaagaagaagaagagggaggaaaCAACTCTGCGATTCTAAGCATGTAAAATAGTGAGTACATGAGACTCACCTCCCACACTTAATTTATAATGTTTACAACCCAGGAATCAAACTAGGAATAGGAAACATACTAGAGATAGGGAAACTCGTCTAAACTAAAGATAAGAAAGACAACTAATCCTAGGTAACCGAAAGACTAAAGATATAAAGCATAATGTATATATGACACATATGTACCCCATGATACATATAGTCATGTACCCCCATACATAATAGCGGTAAACTTAACAACAATGATGACAAAACAATTTAAAACCATAAGCCACCACAAAATTCTCTGGTTGACTGCATTAATGTTCTTCCTTGTGTCATATAAGAATGAATTATGAAATACTTGAACTGGATCTGTGGggcaaaataaaactaaaagaagGAAATGATAATAGTTGCTCATTTAAAGCTTAAAGACCCCAACttgctcatctctctctctctctcatttaaaGGAGCAGGATTATTTGAAGAATGTTGGCTTAGTGGCATGTTAAACCTTATGGAAGAAAGGAGcagccatttttttttaagacaaaCATTGCTCCAAGAACAAGGTATCATGAAAATGTTTGACCAAGGTTTAAGTAATCAGAATTGGACATGGGATCAGCCTCCACCGATTCCAATCAGAATCATATAGGAATTGGTCAGAATAGCCAAACCATAAAAACTAGATTTGGGAAGAAGCAAAGATTTCCCAAAATCAGTGATTTTTTTGGAGTTTCTGAATCAATAAACTAGGGGATGATGCTATAAGAggtaagtttcattgattttctgctattttactaactaaaagaagaaaaaaatggaaaaaattgaAGATCAAACATGAataataagggaataaaaaatgGCTGCAAGAATTGTCTGGAATCAGAATCGGAATTGAGCTCGGCTGATTCTGATTCAAATCGGGACATTCATCCAATCCGGTTCCAATAACTTAAACCATGTGTTTGACACATTGTCTTTCTGGTCCTCTATTCTGAAGGACTTCCGAGATATCTATAATTTGGATTTTAGGGCTTCCATTAGCAAAAGAGAATTATCTCCAAGTTCTTAGCTACCATCACtttctttcatttcctttttttttttttttgggggggggggggaaatttttatcctctgagGTTCCGCTGACCGATACGTTTGTGCGGCTCCTCTCAtgggggggctgaaatgacgacctaccccctacccaaacacactgcccaagtgGGGTAGATCGTCATTTCAGCGcccccccctatgagaggaaccgcacaactGTACCGGTcagcaaacctcaggggataaaggtccgcgggggggggggacagAGTTCTCCTGCATGTTGATCTCCAAAGGCCTCCAAGGACGTAGTTTCTTTTTAATAAATTCTGTTACTTCTTATAAcataaataaatgaagaaataaagaaaatgtaaAACCCCTCAATTGATCAAAGTCATTATCACCAAGTTAGCACAACATTAATATATAGAAgataaaaccaataaaaaaaatcctcaggaggtgattttttttggggggggtgggggacgAGAGGACTCCAGTTGGTATTCAACAATGTAAAAGTTTCCTCTGAACTTGCAGAGTTAACAACATTTTTGCTTCAGGCATACAGGATTTCAGAAAATAATATATCATTCTTTCTGGAGATGATCTAAATATCTAATATATCAATGATAAGTCAAGTTCTAACCAGTCTACTAAATTATCAACAGCtaaaagtaaattccaaaaGAACTTTCACAAGTTACGTAGGAGATACACTACCTTTCTGAATAGCTAGGTAATTGAGAGGTCGAGACTCGAGAGGCAGACAAAGAGTGCAGGAAATGGAAGTCAGGCTAGGGCAGGACACTAGAAATCAAAGTTGTGTTTTAAGCATAGCATAGTTTTGAAAACCAACTGGACcggcctctttttttttttttttctttttttgtcgAAATGCCCAAAACAGGTCAGAACcagtttttggttttggtacccTAGTCAGTTTTCAAAATTATGGTTTTAAgaacaatatttatttttaaaaataagaaaaagaaaaagaagcaggatTCTGAGAGGTGATCAGAAAGAATAAAGACAATAAACATATTGGATAACAGGTTTCTACtgggggaggaggaagaaaagcatATGAAGAATAGGAAATAAAgggcaacaaaaaaaaaaactaaatgcCTCCTACTCTCTAAATGGCAGTAAAATTCACTTAAATCCCTGCCTGACTCAAACTAGAACcaatgaaattacaaaaactAATTGTGTTGGGCTCATACTTCAAAAGCAGTTTCCACTATAACCTAAAGCCATAGCCCATGAGACATAATATAACCTTTCAACAGTTTTAATCTTGACATAGATCTTCATTCTACTAATAGACTAATCAGAACACTATCATACTAAGGCAACCTGACACTTCtgataaaattatttttgaCTGTAACACGAAAAGATTGGACTGCATTTGGTTCATTTAGTTTACAAGTACCTAAACTGATCACAAAGTCAACCTTACTTAGGCTCTAAGGCATTTCTCAATAAGTAAAATATAGGATTGGTACAATGAAAAAAGATGTGGTCTGAGCTTATAAAGTGTTCAAAGGTGAGAAAGGGTATAATCTAGttaacagaaagaaaaaaaaaaaaacatcctaCAATGAAGATGGAGGCAAGCTCACTTATAAACTGAAGGTGAATAATGGGAGGGAAGAAAGATAAATGATAAAGAAAATACGACCCACAAACAGAAAAGGATCAAGAGCTTGAGTGCAATATGACTAAACACAAATAGTTTTTAAGTATTGAATTTCCAAGATGTTCTCCATTGGCATAAAAGACATAGAAATGATTAGTTTGGTACTATAGATGGGTAACGCCTTCAAAATAAAGGGCAAGTCAAACAATATTACAGTAGGCAGTCACAAATATCTTTTATTCTAGTGTAGAAGGTTAGGGTAAGTGGCTTACTctttcccaaaagaaaattacTGATGTCTAATTTCAGCTAGCCATTAAAGTGGTAGGTTGGAAGCTTAGCAATTACCAGTGAGATTATTCATGACTGGCTTAGATAAAGAAAAGGTTTAAATTTTCAGATGATAATCCATATACTTCATTGAATTTCAAACTAGTCACTTTGAACAAAACCTTCTAAATACTAAGGCTATCTGTATGGTACCGAGCTCCAAAATCATTCCATGCCAGCCAAGACAACTACCAAAGCACAGAAAGAAGAGCAGCAAGACTGAGGGTGAAACGCACCCACTGTTGGTGGCTTCCACCAACCTATCAgatattatgattaaagagaaTCCAGAGGGTGAGGTATTGAATGCAAAAGGAATTGGGTAAGAGACTTACTACCATGGACCTAGCACACAAAACCAAAGGAAAGAGTGAAATTAAAGACGTCACCCAAAAAACTTAGTATTAGATAAGTATTACAGCTCAGGTTAAATGGATTCCTCCAATTATAGTTTCTCTTTTCAATAAGAATTTCTCCAATTAGAGTTTCTGAATGTCTCTTCGTAATTCGTCAAACTACCATGAGGAAATTTCACAAGAACAGAAGCGGAGTCGTCTTGATCATACCTTACAAACAAGACACCTAGAATTTAAagaaccaaaattgaaatttcGGTAAAGAAAGATTTACCTGGTCTTGAAATGAGGTGGATTTGAGAGCGAGGTCCGGCAAACTTCCAGTTATCTTCATCTATGGACTTAACCTCCTTGTTAAGCGCAGACATCAAATCGTTCTTCAGAACTAaaattccaaacaaaaaaaaaaagactacgCGTCAtagaaacaataataataataataataaccctAAAATACGAGCAattgagtgagagagaggggtctaagaagaaacaaaccaaGTAGTGCCTCTTCCTTGCGATCTTGAGCAGAAATGAGATCGGAAGGAAAATGGAAGGAAGAGTTGTCGTCGGA containing:
- the LOC122645476 gene encoding protein SAMBA: MSSSSPAHSSVSAATSAGGGGGQGGSSSNAALASDDNSSFHFPSDLISAQDRKEEALLVLKNDLMSALNKEVKSIDEDNWKFAGPRSQIHLISRPGAFLHKQTETAKQLNLAQRK